The following proteins are co-located in the Nocardia bhagyanarayanae genome:
- a CDS encoding oxygenase MpaB family protein produces the protein MAHDNRTFLPTPKLFTEFPFKYAVPVLAPGDLRCTATQRDSFRRFAQVGDPLADDVVAMIQRLPVGEGRRMFETAVVRGIAAVPDAPRELRAFFEQVEAEPYWLDRTKIERGARVVGRTSVWGGIAMGMFALMGGYLASRADKTLVGTGDLDAMAPRRLAETTQWWLDVTTPGSLERNGIGYQSVLRVRLMHALVRSGMNRRPDWDYAAWDQPVNQVLTVGTLGLFSMANLVGAQALGLRFSAREKDAVFQLWRYIGFLLGIDPQILPTCETDTWRSFWILADTEFIPDEDSQRLAQALIPAAGGLFVGDRTPAQRAIRHLLTQYMVAYSRIVLGRTNADFLGLPDSRFFQSAVLATAVLNGALEVSRRVIPGATRLHENVGARVRTRLVRGSIARNGGDRTYARHDRFAADREALRAG, from the coding sequence ATGGCGCATGACAACCGGACGTTCCTGCCGACTCCGAAGCTGTTCACCGAGTTCCCGTTCAAGTACGCGGTGCCGGTGCTCGCGCCGGGCGATCTGCGCTGCACCGCGACACAGCGGGACTCCTTCCGCCGATTCGCCCAGGTCGGGGACCCACTAGCGGACGACGTGGTGGCGATGATCCAGCGGCTGCCGGTCGGCGAGGGCCGCCGGATGTTCGAGACGGCCGTGGTGCGCGGCATCGCCGCGGTACCCGACGCCCCGCGCGAGCTGCGCGCGTTCTTCGAGCAGGTGGAGGCCGAGCCGTACTGGCTGGACCGGACCAAGATCGAGCGTGGGGCCCGGGTCGTCGGCCGGACAAGCGTCTGGGGTGGCATCGCGATGGGGATGTTCGCGCTGATGGGCGGCTACCTCGCGTCCCGCGCGGACAAGACGCTGGTCGGCACCGGCGATCTGGACGCGATGGCGCCGCGCAGGCTCGCCGAGACCACCCAGTGGTGGCTCGACGTCACGACGCCCGGCTCGCTGGAACGCAACGGGATCGGTTATCAGAGCGTGCTGCGGGTGCGGCTGATGCACGCGCTCGTGCGCTCGGGCATGAACCGCCGTCCCGACTGGGATTACGCGGCCTGGGATCAGCCGGTCAACCAGGTGCTCACCGTCGGCACCCTCGGCCTGTTCTCGATGGCGAACCTGGTCGGCGCGCAGGCGCTCGGTCTGCGGTTCTCCGCTCGCGAGAAGGACGCCGTCTTCCAGCTGTGGCGCTACATCGGCTTCCTGCTGGGCATCGATCCGCAGATCCTGCCGACCTGCGAGACCGACACCTGGCGCTCCTTCTGGATTTTGGCCGACACCGAGTTCATCCCCGACGAGGACTCCCAGCGCCTCGCCCAGGCGCTGATCCCCGCCGCGGGCGGACTGTTCGTCGGCGACCGGACCCCCGCGCAACGCGCGATCCGCCACCTGCTCACCCAGTACATGGTCGCCTACAGCCGAATCGTGCTCGGCCGCACCAACGCCGACTTCCTCGGCCTGCCCGACAGCCGCTTCTTCCAGTCCGCCGTACTGGCCACGGCCGTGCTCAACGGCGCGCTGGAAGTCTCGCGCCGCGTCATCCCCGGCGCCACCCGGCTGCACGAGAACGTCGGCGCTCGCGTGCGCACCCGCCTCGTCCGCGGCTCGATCGCCCGCAACGGCGGCGACCGCACCTACGCCAGGCACGACCGCTTCGCCGCCGATCGCGAGGCACTGCGCGCGGGTTAG
- a CDS encoding MFS transporter encodes MLFKGSRDLIPLYALYALLFAEHGLNTAQISSLLALWSITAFVLEVPSGAWADTVSRRGLLILSGVLVLGAFTLWTVAPSYPGFAIGFVLWGVSSALESGTFEALIYDDLVARGESGVYPRIMGYARAAAEGAVVVAILAATPLYALGGYALVGWSSVAIAASHVLVAVSLPSAPKAASVDDLDDDAADTVATRVGVAAPGVVAAVPGHPVVPVDGRAAARAGGSRGVLTRYLTMLRTGVGEAIRVRRVRNGVLLGALLFGITAYDEYFALLAQSAGAPTVVVPLLVGLTVAGSLTGSLLAGRTARLSARTIALAVGVGGMLFIGGSLVSGLATDRPDAVYLLTGIGFTAIGIGYGVVLNAEVVAESRLQDAIEGPARATVTSVSGLLSEVVSLVIFGFVALATIRLSMATTLALLGLVMLAIAALTPAWLPRANVRAVAEQR; translated from the coding sequence GTGCTGTTCAAGGGATCACGCGATCTCATCCCGCTCTACGCGCTGTACGCGCTGCTGTTCGCCGAACACGGCCTGAACACCGCGCAGATCTCCTCGCTGCTCGCACTCTGGTCGATCACCGCGTTCGTCCTCGAGGTGCCCTCGGGCGCCTGGGCCGACACGGTGTCCCGGCGCGGCCTGCTGATCCTCAGCGGCGTGCTGGTGCTCGGCGCGTTCACGCTGTGGACCGTCGCGCCGTCCTATCCGGGCTTCGCGATCGGCTTCGTGTTGTGGGGTGTGTCCAGCGCCCTGGAGTCGGGCACGTTCGAGGCGCTGATCTACGACGACCTGGTCGCCAGGGGCGAATCCGGCGTCTACCCGCGCATCATGGGCTACGCCCGCGCGGCGGCGGAAGGCGCGGTGGTCGTGGCGATCCTCGCCGCGACGCCGCTGTACGCGTTGGGCGGATACGCGCTGGTCGGCTGGTCCAGCGTGGCGATCGCGGCGTCGCACGTGCTCGTCGCGGTATCGCTGCCGAGCGCGCCGAAGGCGGCATCGGTCGACGACCTCGACGACGACGCGGCCGACACGGTCGCGACCCGTGTCGGCGTAGCGGCCCCGGGTGTGGTCGCCGCGGTGCCGGGTCATCCCGTCGTGCCGGTCGACGGACGCGCCGCGGCCCGCGCGGGTGGCAGCCGCGGTGTCCTCACCCGCTATCTGACGATGCTGCGCACCGGCGTCGGCGAGGCGATCCGGGTGCGCCGGGTACGCAATGGCGTGCTGCTCGGTGCGCTGCTGTTCGGCATCACCGCCTACGACGAATACTTCGCGCTGCTCGCCCAGTCCGCGGGCGCGCCGACCGTGGTGGTGCCGCTGTTGGTCGGACTGACGGTGGCCGGTTCGCTCACCGGCTCGCTGCTCGCGGGTCGCACGGCGCGCTTGTCCGCACGCACCATCGCGCTCGCTGTCGGGGTGGGCGGCATGCTGTTCATCGGCGGCTCCCTCGTCTCGGGACTCGCCACCGATCGCCCCGATGCCGTGTACCTGCTGACCGGCATCGGTTTCACCGCGATCGGCATCGGCTACGGCGTGGTCCTCAACGCCGAGGTGGTCGCCGAATCGCGGTTGCAGGATGCGATCGAGGGTCCGGCTCGCGCGACCGTGACGTCGGTGTCGGGCCTGCTCTCGGAGGTGGTCTCGCTGGTGATCTTCGGGTTCGTCGCGCTGGCGACGATCCGGCTGTCGATGGCGACGACCCTCGCGCTGCTCGGCCTGGTCATGTTGGCGATCGCCGCGCTCACCCCGGCTTGGTTGCCGCGAGCGAATGTGCGAGCCGTCGCGGAACAGCGGTGA
- a CDS encoding putative bifunctional diguanylate cyclase/phosphodiesterase → MRGIGARGDTRTRVRAASALATAMVMARTTGAFYVMGGVLGLVITAIAPGDEGNRPLVGTAAAIALVLGLTLLAWGPRLPHSIHHGYVAIATVLVTIAVHSFPNTVGGISLASFYVFVACDAALFFRWPQAAAHIAFAMALCLWALPARDLPWWSGLIPAGVTFGVGVVVGILTRMASEADIDVLTGLLNRRGFDRALNTAIAQATRNGQGLSLVLVDLDRFQKINDHLGHRAGDAVLQRVADTWSKLLSEEQRLARYGGDAFALLLPNTTEQAAILLTEQLRAAVTTGCSAGVTSWQPGESGSLLVSRADVGLYRAKQAGRNRTVLESSRQLPLAVELREAIDRGALDVHYQPIVSLTEGGGKAVGVEALLRWSSSAQPDVTTEGLIRVAEEYDLISDLDELVLRRACADAARLQETFAQLDLTLNVNVSGLELAETGYADRVSNILASTGWPADQLVLEVTESELAAESQTAIANLHTLRERGVRIAIDDFGTGYSSLSRLATLPSDIIKVDQSFVAAIRSDSPAPPLLGVIAALSSALDLQVIAEGVETEYQAAVLTELGFALAQGYHYSDSHPVSELINDLNEGQGRVGSGFADREIGDDPMPAANGWLPLG, encoded by the coding sequence GTGCGAGGAATCGGGGCGCGCGGCGATACCCGAACCCGGGTGCGGGCGGCATCGGCGCTGGCGACGGCAATGGTCATGGCTCGAACCACCGGGGCGTTCTACGTCATGGGTGGTGTGCTTGGCCTGGTGATCACGGCCATCGCACCGGGCGATGAGGGTAATCGGCCACTGGTCGGGACGGCGGCGGCGATCGCGCTGGTGCTGGGTCTGACGCTGCTCGCGTGGGGTCCGCGCCTGCCGCATTCCATTCACCACGGCTATGTGGCCATCGCGACCGTGCTCGTGACGATCGCGGTGCACTCGTTCCCGAACACGGTCGGCGGCATCAGCCTCGCCTCGTTCTACGTCTTCGTCGCGTGCGACGCGGCCTTGTTCTTCCGTTGGCCGCAGGCCGCGGCGCACATCGCCTTCGCCATGGCGCTGTGCCTGTGGGCGCTGCCCGCGCGCGATCTGCCCTGGTGGTCGGGCCTCATTCCGGCGGGCGTGACGTTCGGCGTCGGCGTCGTCGTCGGCATTCTGACCAGGATGGCCTCGGAAGCCGATATCGACGTGCTCACCGGCCTGCTGAACCGCCGCGGCTTCGACCGCGCGCTGAACACCGCCATCGCGCAGGCCACCCGCAACGGGCAGGGTCTTTCGCTGGTGCTCGTCGATCTCGACCGCTTCCAGAAGATCAACGATCACCTCGGCCACCGCGCGGGCGACGCGGTCTTGCAGCGCGTGGCCGACACCTGGTCCAAGCTGCTGTCCGAGGAACAGCGGCTGGCCCGCTACGGCGGCGACGCCTTCGCGCTGCTGCTGCCGAATACCACCGAGCAGGCCGCGATCCTGCTCACCGAGCAGTTGCGGGCGGCCGTCACCACCGGCTGCTCGGCGGGTGTCACGTCGTGGCAGCCCGGCGAGTCCGGCTCGCTGCTGGTGAGCCGGGCCGACGTCGGTCTGTACCGCGCCAAGCAGGCCGGTCGAAACCGGACCGTGCTGGAGTCCTCGAGGCAGCTGCCGCTGGCGGTCGAACTGCGCGAGGCCATCGACCGCGGCGCGCTGGACGTGCACTACCAGCCGATCGTCAGCTTGACCGAGGGCGGCGGCAAGGCGGTCGGCGTCGAGGCGCTGCTGCGCTGGTCGTCGAGCGCGCAGCCGGACGTGACCACCGAGGGACTGATCCGGGTCGCCGAGGAATACGACCTCATCTCCGATCTGGACGAACTCGTGCTGCGGCGCGCCTGCGCCGACGCGGCCCGCTTGCAGGAGACCTTCGCGCAGCTGGATCTGACGCTCAACGTCAACGTCAGCGGACTCGAATTGGCCGAAACGGGTTACGCCGACCGGGTTTCCAACATTCTCGCGAGCACCGGATGGCCCGCCGACCAACTGGTGCTCGAGGTGACCGAGAGCGAGCTGGCCGCCGAATCCCAGACCGCGATCGCGAACCTGCACACCCTGCGGGAACGGGGCGTGCGCATCGCCATCGATGACTTCGGCACCGGCTACTCCTCGCTCAGCCGCCTCGCCACCCTGCCGAGCGACATCATCAAGGTGGACCAGTCCTTCGTGGCGGCCATCCGCTCGGATTCCCCGGCCCCGCCGCTGCTCGGCGTCATCGCCGCGCTCAGCAGCGCGCTCGACCTCCAGGTCATCGCCGAGGGCGTGGAGACCGAGTATCAGGCCGCGGTGCTGACCGAGCTCGGTTTCGCGCTGGCTCAGGGGTACCACTACAGCGATTCGCATCCGGTATCGGAGCTGATCAACGACCTGAACGAGGGGCAGGGCCGGGTCGGCTCCGGATTCGCCGATCGGGAAATCGGTGACGATCCGATGCCCGCGGCGAACGGCTGGCTGCCGCTGGGCTGA
- the serS gene encoding serine--tRNA ligase, producing the protein MIDLRLLREDPDVVRASQRARGEDPALVDALLEADAARRAAVATADNLRAEHKAMGKLVGKASKEERPTLLSQAQEMSVKVKEAEAAQHAADADLDAAHRAISNVVQDGAPAGGEDDYIVLETVGTPREFDFEPKDHLELGESLGLIDMERGAKVSGARFYFLTGYGALLQLGLLQLAAQKAVANGFSMMIPPVLVRPEIMAGTGFLGQHSAEVYHLADDDLYLVGTSEVPLAGYHSGEILDLSGGPKRYAGWSSCFRREAGSYGKDTRGIIRVHQFDKVEMFVYTTPDQADAEHRRLLDWEREMLAAIEVPYRIIDVAAGDLGSSAARKFDCEGWVPSQRTYRELTSTSNCTTFQARRLAVRYRDENGKPQIAATLNGTLATTRWIVAMLENHQQADGSVRVPEALVPFVGTEVLRPAG; encoded by the coding sequence ATGATCGACCTCCGACTCCTGCGGGAAGACCCCGACGTGGTGCGCGCCTCGCAGCGCGCCCGCGGCGAAGACCCCGCCCTCGTCGACGCCCTCCTGGAGGCGGACGCCGCGCGCCGCGCCGCGGTCGCCACCGCCGACAACCTGCGCGCCGAGCACAAGGCGATGGGCAAGCTGGTCGGCAAGGCGTCCAAGGAAGAGCGCCCCACCCTGCTGTCGCAGGCGCAGGAGATGTCGGTGAAGGTCAAGGAGGCCGAGGCGGCCCAGCACGCCGCCGACGCCGACCTGGACGCCGCGCACCGCGCGATCTCGAACGTCGTGCAGGACGGCGCGCCCGCGGGCGGCGAGGACGACTACATCGTCCTCGAAACCGTCGGCACGCCGCGCGAATTCGATTTCGAGCCGAAGGACCACCTGGAGCTCGGCGAGTCGCTCGGCCTGATCGACATGGAGCGCGGCGCCAAGGTGTCGGGCGCCCGGTTCTACTTCCTCACCGGTTACGGCGCGCTGCTGCAACTGGGCCTGCTCCAGCTAGCCGCGCAGAAGGCCGTCGCCAACGGCTTCAGCATGATGATCCCCCCGGTGCTGGTGCGCCCGGAGATCATGGCGGGCACCGGCTTCCTCGGCCAGCATTCGGCCGAGGTCTACCACCTGGCCGACGACGACCTGTACCTGGTCGGCACCTCCGAAGTGCCGCTGGCCGGCTACCACTCGGGCGAGATCCTCGATCTGAGCGGCGGCCCCAAGCGGTACGCGGGCTGGTCGTCGTGCTTCCGCCGCGAGGCGGGCAGCTACGGCAAGGACACCCGCGGCATCATCCGGGTGCACCAGTTCGACAAGGTCGAGATGTTCGTCTACACCACGCCGGATCAGGCCGACGCCGAGCACCGCCGCCTGCTGGACTGGGAGCGCGAGATGCTCGCCGCCATCGAGGTGCCCTACCGCATCATCGATGTCGCCGCGGGCGATCTCGGCAGCTCGGCCGCGCGCAAGTTCGACTGCGAGGGCTGGGTGCCCAGCCAGCGGACCTACCGCGAGCTCACCTCGACCTCCAACTGCACCACCTTCCAGGCCCGTCGCCTCGCCGTGCGCTACCGCGACGAGAACGGAAAGCCGCAGATCGCAGCCACTTTGAACGGAACGCTGGCGACCACGCGCTGGATCGTCGCGATGCTGGAGAACCACCAGCAGGCCGACGGTTCGGTCCGGGTGCCCGAGGCGCTGGTGCCGTTCGTCGGTACCGAGGTGCTGCGCCCGGCGGGCTGA
- a CDS encoding aldehyde dehydrogenase family protein gives MSCSGPLGARRAHSWLVGTTFDETTIDNALADLAAGEKTWAATPLRKRRELLDEIHKRTGRFAGDWVRAARTVKDLDADSPLVGEEWMSGPLTLLQATAALSATLAKLEAGRSPLDGVRLTTAPGDRVAVPILPLDFYDRLLLSGFRGEVWLRPGVDAATARRQAGLGQLDPAATGGVGAVLGAGNITSIPPLDTLYELYAHNRVVALKLNPITDPLFTVFEMIFAPLIELGVLRILVGGAEAGGYLVRHPDVAHVHMTGSADTHDAIVWGRGAEGEANRRAGTPLLNKPITSELGGVSPTIVVPGDWSDADLSYQAQHIATQRLHNGGYNCVAAQAVVLGADWPQKDRFLDELRMALELAPQRTAYYPGSDTRVADALASYPTAERLGQGRVLIDGLPSAETPLLRTEYFSPVLGVVELPGRGGEFLQAAVDFANAELTGTLGANVLADPGTIGRLGIAFDRAVERLRYGTVAVNAWTGLAFLSPRASWGAFPGHTVDDVQSGIGVVHNAFLLDDVERTVVRGPFRPAPRSLLGGELALSPKPPWFVDNSTAATTGRKLTEFYTDRNPARLPGLFLSAFRG, from the coding sequence ATGTCCTGTTCCGGGCCGCTCGGGGCGCGGCGCGCGCATAGTTGGCTTGTGGGCACGACTTTCGACGAGACGACCATCGACAACGCCCTCGCCGACCTGGCCGCGGGCGAGAAGACATGGGCGGCCACCCCGCTGCGCAAGCGCAGGGAACTGCTCGACGAGATCCACAAACGCACCGGCCGCTTCGCCGGCGACTGGGTGCGGGCCGCTCGCACCGTCAAGGACCTGGACGCGGACTCGCCGCTGGTGGGCGAGGAGTGGATGTCCGGCCCCCTGACGCTCTTGCAGGCCACCGCCGCCCTCTCGGCCACCCTGGCGAAACTGGAGGCCGGGCGCAGTCCGCTGGACGGCGTCCGGCTGACCACCGCGCCCGGCGACCGGGTCGCGGTGCCGATCCTGCCCCTCGATTTCTACGACCGGCTGCTGCTCAGCGGCTTCCGCGGCGAGGTCTGGCTGCGACCGGGGGTGGACGCCGCGACGGCCCGCCGTCAGGCCGGACTCGGTCAGCTCGATCCCGCCGCGACTGGCGGCGTCGGCGCGGTGCTCGGCGCGGGCAACATCACCTCGATCCCGCCGCTGGACACGCTCTACGAGCTGTACGCGCACAACCGCGTCGTGGCGCTCAAGCTCAACCCGATCACCGATCCGCTGTTCACGGTGTTCGAGATGATCTTCGCGCCGCTCATCGAGCTCGGCGTGCTGCGGATCCTGGTCGGCGGCGCGGAGGCGGGCGGCTACCTGGTACGCCATCCCGATGTCGCGCACGTGCACATGACCGGAAGCGCCGACACCCACGACGCGATCGTCTGGGGACGCGGAGCCGAGGGCGAGGCGAACCGGCGCGCGGGCACACCACTGCTGAACAAGCCGATCACCAGCGAGCTCGGCGGCGTCTCCCCGACCATCGTGGTCCCCGGCGACTGGTCCGACGCCGACCTGAGCTACCAGGCCCAGCACATCGCGACCCAGCGGCTGCACAACGGCGGCTACAACTGCGTGGCGGCGCAGGCGGTCGTGCTCGGCGCGGACTGGCCGCAGAAGGATCGCTTCCTCGACGAACTGCGCATGGCGCTCGAACTGGCGCCGCAGCGGACGGCCTACTACCCCGGCAGCGACACCCGCGTCGCCGACGCGCTCGCCTCCTATCCGACGGCGGAGCGGCTCGGCCAGGGCCGGGTGCTGATCGACGGCCTGCCGTCGGCCGAAACGCCCCTGCTGCGCACCGAGTACTTCTCGCCGGTGCTCGGCGTGGTCGAACTGCCCGGGCGCGGCGGCGAATTCCTCCAGGCCGCGGTCGATTTCGCCAACGCCGAGCTGACCGGAACGCTCGGCGCCAACGTGCTCGCCGATCCGGGGACGATCGGCAGGCTCGGCATCGCCTTCGACCGCGCGGTGGAACGTCTTCGCTACGGGACCGTCGCGGTGAACGCGTGGACCGGCCTCGCCTTCCTGTCGCCGCGCGCGAGCTGGGGCGCCTTCCCCGGCCACACCGTCGACGACGTGCAGAGCGGAATCGGCGTGGTGCACAACGCTTTCCTGCTCGACGACGTCGAACGCACCGTGGTGCGCGGACCGTTCCGGCCCGCGCCGCGCTCGCTGCTCGGCGGCGAACTCGCGCTCTCGCCCAAACCGCCGTGGTTCGTCGACAACAGCACCGCCGCCACGACCGGCCGCAAGCTCACCGAGTTCTACACCGACCGGAATCCGGCGCGGCTGCCCGGATTGTTCCTTTCCGCGTTCCGCGGCTAG
- a CDS encoding septum formation family protein, whose protein sequence is MSSDDVSQTPQPEKSPAGVSARSGSFPRSLASARRALTDGGGLHLSAPTLRWGLLAVAAGAVTAALVTLFVTGFENETGLEAHNPGAPGHTVLDKEFGTAAKGDCLSWTKPDRSDLVKVSCGSRHLFEVAADIDMSRYPGVEFGPGSRFPDSLRLTELKEEHCVPAVQQYMNGKFDPRGRYVVGLMYPSPEGWRNGDRTLRCGLQFSGSTGTPLPSQGSAVEHDQSRVFQAGTCLGINQNLPTDPVDCAQAHAVEIVATVDLGAHFTGGPPAKEEQDKYVEEQCANAATDYLGSPEAIRDKTLTLFFDYVDARSWLAGSRKLDCMIGKGTDREGFAPITGSAKGEILINGQAPVPPPNSGRSTPAPLPGAAPLPPQPRPR, encoded by the coding sequence ATGTCCTCCGATGATGTGTCCCAGACTCCGCAGCCCGAGAAGTCGCCGGCGGGTGTATCGGCGCGCTCGGGTTCGTTCCCTCGATCCCTGGCGTCCGCGCGCCGAGCGCTGACCGACGGCGGCGGGCTGCACCTGTCGGCGCCGACGCTGCGCTGGGGCCTGCTCGCCGTCGCGGCGGGCGCCGTCACCGCGGCCTTGGTCACGCTGTTCGTGACCGGCTTCGAGAACGAGACAGGCCTGGAAGCGCACAACCCCGGCGCGCCGGGGCACACCGTGCTGGACAAGGAGTTCGGCACCGCGGCCAAGGGCGACTGCCTGAGCTGGACCAAACCCGACCGCAGCGACCTGGTGAAGGTGTCCTGCGGCAGCAGGCATCTGTTCGAGGTCGCCGCCGACATCGACATGAGCAGATACCCGGGCGTGGAATTCGGGCCCGGCTCGCGCTTCCCGGACTCGCTGCGGCTCACCGAGCTCAAGGAAGAGCACTGCGTGCCCGCGGTACAGCAGTACATGAACGGGAAATTCGACCCGCGCGGTCGCTACGTCGTCGGCCTGATGTACCCGAGCCCGGAGGGCTGGAGGAACGGCGACCGCACCCTGCGCTGCGGTCTTCAGTTCTCCGGCAGCACCGGAACGCCGCTGCCGTCGCAGGGCAGCGCGGTGGAACACGACCAGTCCAGGGTCTTCCAGGCGGGCACCTGCCTCGGCATCAATCAGAATCTGCCGACCGATCCGGTGGACTGCGCGCAGGCGCACGCGGTGGAGATCGTCGCGACCGTCGATCTGGGCGCGCATTTCACCGGCGGTCCGCCCGCCAAGGAGGAGCAGGACAAGTACGTCGAGGAGCAGTGCGCCAACGCGGCCACCGATTACCTCGGCTCCCCCGAGGCGATTCGCGACAAGACGCTGACGCTGTTCTTCGACTACGTCGACGCGCGCAGTTGGCTCGCGGGCAGCCGCAAACTGGACTGCATGATCGGCAAGGGCACCGACCGCGAGGGTTTCGCGCCCATCACCGGTTCGGCCAAGGGCGAGATCCTGATCAACGGCCAAGCCCCTGTGCCGCCGCCGAATTCGGGTCGCTCCACGCCCGCGCCGCTGCCCGGCGCCGCGCCGCTGCCCCCGCAGCCACGGCCGCGGTAG
- a CDS encoding metallopeptidase family protein — MAVFMSEDRFEELVSDALDLIPAELARAIDNVVVLIEPRNMEDPHLLGLYHGIALTERDSQYGGALPDTVTIYRDAILEICADEEEVVEEVAITVIHEIAHYFGIDEDRLHQLGWG, encoded by the coding sequence ATGGCGGTCTTCATGTCCGAGGACCGGTTCGAGGAACTGGTCTCCGACGCACTGGATCTGATCCCGGCCGAGCTCGCGCGCGCCATCGACAATGTGGTCGTGCTGATCGAACCGCGCAATATGGAAGACCCGCATTTGCTCGGGCTCTATCACGGAATCGCGTTGACGGAGCGGGACAGTCAGTACGGCGGCGCGCTGCCCGACACGGTGACCATCTATCGCGACGCGATTCTGGAGATCTGCGCCGACGAGGAAGAGGTCGTCGAAGAAGTCGCGATCACTGTGATCCACGAGATCGCACACTATTTCGGCATTGACGAAGACCGCCTGCATCAGCTGGGATGGGGCTAG
- a CDS encoding PE domain-containing protein has translation MVGHVSISPEIILAAAAELDLLAERLAAAAAVTAPATHVLPSGADEVSLLAAHHFNKAAATHDGSVAQGILELHHAAAVLRMQLATHVAEDVVKAGVMHGVAGTIGA, from the coding sequence ATGGTTGGCCACGTTTCGATCTCGCCCGAGATCATCCTCGCCGCCGCTGCCGAGCTGGACTTGCTGGCCGAACGATTGGCCGCCGCCGCGGCGGTCACCGCCCCGGCGACGCACGTCCTCCCGTCCGGCGCCGACGAGGTCTCGCTGCTCGCCGCCCACCACTTCAACAAGGCCGCCGCGACGCACGACGGCTCCGTCGCCCAGGGCATCCTCGAGCTGCACCATGCCGCCGCCGTCCTGCGCATGCAACTCGCCACCCACGTCGCCGAGGACGTCGTCAAGGCGGGCGTGATGCACGGCGTCGCGGGCACCATCGGCGCCTGA
- a CDS encoding PPE domain-containing protein → MTAGITGVFWLPRMAEVNSALLHSGAHAVPISAAATAWGGLTAAWVDATATVTRVMAELGVGMQGVNGIAALSRLVGFTGWAEQQGVMAASMGAKAAANATAYTVAALTMPSPPEIVATNTAVFVSANPAGAVSGAWEAAELAKHAMDIRAALVMETYEAATTATVTTPGEFYNPPPIANGAGTADPGSAEATFQGDPVQSAIATAVSVVNNPAVASAATQVANVAGTVATGGVSTVGNIGANAIAAVTSAGAPSVAPAAPMTMMAGGMAGAAATTASTRSATFGPSVNLNNGSLKLPEGWGSGLPTNAPAAAPVAEVVARVDAAPVRPAATNPAGSPLLGSTRSAEDDESEHKGADYLRGDHFTDGRFSADGVIGADPAGTAK, encoded by the coding sequence ATGACCGCAGGTATCACCGGGGTGTTCTGGCTGCCCCGCATGGCCGAAGTGAATTCCGCGCTGCTCCACTCGGGCGCGCACGCCGTACCGATCTCGGCCGCCGCCACGGCGTGGGGCGGGCTCACCGCGGCCTGGGTGGACGCGACCGCGACCGTCACCCGCGTGATGGCCGAGCTGGGCGTCGGCATGCAGGGTGTCAACGGCATCGCCGCGCTGTCCCGGCTGGTCGGATTCACCGGCTGGGCGGAGCAGCAGGGCGTGATGGCCGCCTCGATGGGAGCGAAGGCCGCGGCGAACGCCACCGCCTACACCGTCGCGGCACTGACGATGCCGAGCCCGCCCGAGATCGTCGCCACCAACACCGCCGTCTTCGTCTCCGCGAACCCCGCGGGCGCGGTGTCGGGCGCGTGGGAGGCGGCCGAACTGGCCAAGCACGCGATGGACATCCGCGCCGCGCTGGTCATGGAGACCTACGAGGCGGCGACCACGGCGACCGTCACCACCCCCGGCGAGTTCTACAACCCGCCGCCGATCGCCAACGGCGCGGGCACCGCGGACCCCGGCTCGGCCGAGGCCACCTTCCAGGGTGACCCGGTGCAGTCGGCCATCGCGACCGCCGTCTCGGTGGTGAACAACCCGGCGGTGGCCAGTGCCGCGACCCAGGTGGCCAACGTGGCGGGCACCGTCGCCACCGGTGGCGTGAGCACCGTCGGCAACATCGGCGCCAACGCGATCGCGGCGGTCACCAGCGCGGGCGCGCCGAGCGTCGCGCCGGCCGCGCCGATGACGATGATGGCGGGCGGCATGGCGGGCGCCGCGGCGACCACCGCCTCGACCCGCTCGGCGACCTTCGGACCGAGCGTCAACCTGAACAACGGCTCGCTGAAGCTTCCGGAGGGCTGGGGTTCGGGTCTGCCGACCAACGCGCCCGCCGCGGCTCCGGTGGCCGAGGTCGTCGCCCGGGTCGATGCCGCGCCGGTCCGTCCGGCCGCCACCAACCCGGCGGGCAGCCCGCTGCTCGGGAGCACGCGCAGCGCCGAGGACGACGAGTCCGAGCACAAGGGCGCCGACTACCTGCGTGGCGATCACTTCACCGACGGTCGTTTCTCCGCCGATGGCGTCATCGGCGCCGACCCTGCCGGGACGGCTAAGTGA